Below is a genomic region from Methanobacterium sp..
TTATTTGAATATTTCAAGACCATTTCAGTTAAAATGCTATATATTACTATATTTATTATTAGTAATATATTTATCTCCTTAATTGTTTCAATAGCATTATATCAACTTCATCAATGCACCCAACTATATAAATAAGGATGAAATACAGCAAAGTGGCCATAATAATCAATAAAAACAGATTTAAATCTTTAAAATACAAAATAAATATACTCATGACCAGAGTTGCAAATAAAATCTTTGATAAATCATCCATGACTGTTTTATATTGAATTCCATAACCAGATTTGTAAGTAACCAGAAAAATGTACACTGTTGAAAATATTGCAGATATAAGCGTAGCAAAACTTGCTCCAATATAACTAAAGAGAGGAATTAAGAATAAATTTAATAATATATTTGTTGCAGCAGATATTATAGAGATTTTGGTTATAATATACTGTTTATTTATTGATTGTAACAGCTGTACAAATGGAGCCCCTGCAAAAGTTAGCATAATTGTCCATATCAGTATCTGTAAGGCAATTATTGATTGACTATATCCTGGACCGAAGATCGTTAATATAATTTTATCTGCTAAAATTGTCACTCCCACTCCCAGCGGAACTCCAAGTATGATCATATATTTGAAATATTTTTCGTTCATTAATTTAAGCGAATTTTTGGAAGATGTGTAAAACTGGGACATAACTGGAAAAATAGCCATATTAATTGCATTTGGTATAAACAACAGTATCAGCATTAATCTGTATGCAGCACTGTACCAACCAACCACTTCTGCTCCCTGTACTACAGATAGCATTATTGAGTCAATATAATTATACAACATTCCACTAAGGGCAGTTATCCCAAATGGCCATGATTCTTTTATTAGGGGCTTCCAAAATGAAAGATCTATTCTAAGTTCAGGCAACGGAAAGTTTTGCACATATTTGAAAAGGATATATGCTAAGATTAATCCTGCAGAAATCACATTAATAAAAGCAAAGAAAATAATGCTTAAATTATAGTGTATCATAATTACAGTGCCTAAAAGCACTATAACCGAACTCAGTATGGTACTCAATGATATGTATTCCATTCTTTCATTGGCCTGGAAAATAGCACCTAAAACACCTGAAAAAGATCCTATTATCACAGATACTGTGACAATATAAATAACATTTTTAACGATTTCGGGGTATCCAATTATATTGGCGATGATTATTATCAATCCAAACGTTAAAATGGACAGGATAATTTTTATGAGAAAAATATTGGAGATATATTTATCTCTATCAGATAAATTCCTTGAAATTTCTCTTACCATAAGCGTGCTCATACCTAAATCCGCAAAGATGCCGAGAATTCCGGTAATCGAAAGTGCAATAGACCATATTCCAAATATATTGGCTCCAAAGTATCTT
It encodes:
- a CDS encoding flippase, with protein sequence MSRVRKIAKNTTFLLISQIISYIFTFFITMYAARYFGANIFGIWSIALSITGILGIFADLGMSTLMVREISRNLSDRDKYISNIFLIKIILSILTFGLIIIIANIIGYPEIVKNVIYIVTVSVIIGSFSGVLGAIFQANERMEYISLSTILSSVIVLLGTVIMIHYNLSIIFFAFINVISAGLILAYILFKYVQNFPLPELRIDLSFWKPLIKESWPFGITALSGMLYNYIDSIMLSVVQGAEVVGWYSAAYRLMLILLFIPNAINMAIFPVMSQFYTSSKNSLKLMNEKYFKYMIILGVPLGVGVTILADKIILTIFGPGYSQSIIALQILIWTIMLTFAGAPFVQLLQSINKQYIITKISIISAATNILLNLFLIPLFSYIGASFATLISAIFSTVYIFLVTYKSGYGIQYKTVMDDLSKILFATLVMSIFILYFKDLNLFLLIIMATLLYFILIYIVGCIDEVDIMLLKQLRR